One genomic segment of Chitinophaga parva includes these proteins:
- a CDS encoding sulfurtransferase, with amino-acid sequence MQPLISINDPAITDARTVLVDARGGADARQRYLAGHIPNAIFADLETDLALVPENPAHGGRHPLPPLADFARLLGRMGITPHTHVIVYDDKAGAMAAARFWWMLRAIGHEKVQVLNGGLQAATGHLALTHEVPQPTPASAYPVPPTWPGTVDMETAGAAAQDPHKRVVDVRETPRYLGRTEPIDRIAGHIPGAVNIPYLTNLDADGQYLPPATLKAHYEEALGGTPVQDVIVHCGSGVTACHTLLGMAHAGMEGAQLYVGSWSEWSRNDKPIATTLA; translated from the coding sequence ATGCAACCACTGATCTCCATAAACGATCCTGCTATCACTGATGCCCGCACGGTACTGGTAGATGCCCGCGGGGGCGCCGATGCCCGCCAGCGTTACCTGGCCGGCCATATTCCCAACGCCATCTTTGCCGACCTGGAAACTGACCTGGCCCTGGTGCCGGAAAACCCTGCCCACGGCGGCCGCCATCCCCTGCCCCCGCTGGCAGATTTTGCCCGCCTGCTGGGACGCATGGGCATCACCCCGCACACGCACGTGATCGTATATGACGACAAAGCCGGCGCCATGGCCGCAGCCCGCTTCTGGTGGATGCTGCGCGCCATAGGCCATGAAAAAGTGCAGGTGCTCAATGGCGGCCTGCAGGCTGCCACCGGGCACCTGGCGCTCACCCATGAAGTGCCCCAGCCCACCCCGGCATCTGCCTACCCGGTACCGCCCACCTGGCCCGGCACCGTGGATATGGAAACCGCCGGTGCTGCCGCGCAGGACCCGCACAAACGCGTAGTAGATGTACGGGAAACACCGCGCTACCTGGGCCGTACGGAACCAATTGACCGCATCGCCGGTCACATTCCCGGCGCGGTGAATATTCCCTACCTCACGAACCTGGATGCCGATGGCCAATACCTGCCCCCTGCCACGCTGAAAGCCCACTATGAAGAAGCATTGGGCGGCACACCTGTGCAGGACGTGATCGTGCACTGCGGCAGCGGCGTTACGGCCTGCCACACGTTGCTGGGCATGGCACATGCCGGCATGGAAGGCGCGCAGTTGTATGTAGGCTCCTGGAGCGAGTGGTCGCGCAATGATAAACCCATTGCCACTACCCTGGCATAA
- a CDS encoding alpha/beta hydrolase, protein MQQTNFWKKTICHAALPLALVLAAGKSMAQDVKPAGIKNIVIVHGAFADASGWEAAYKLLVKKGYKVTLVQNPTSSLAADTAATNAALERQDGPVVLVGHSWGGTVITESGNDPKVKALVYVAAFMPDAGESTLELVQNAKPLPVQGILTPDARGNVYLGQSTFQQTFTPGQSREKADFMYASQIPLTVEAFTDKVTHAAWHNKPVYSIKPSNDGTVSPSLEDWMNSRAKAKVTVIKGGHTLFMDNPEAVVKVIEAAAVNS, encoded by the coding sequence ATGCAACAAACAAATTTTTGGAAAAAGACGATCTGCCATGCAGCGCTGCCGCTGGCGCTTGTATTGGCCGCAGGCAAATCAATGGCCCAGGATGTAAAGCCCGCCGGTATTAAGAACATTGTGATCGTGCATGGAGCCTTTGCCGATGCATCGGGCTGGGAAGCCGCTTACAAACTGCTGGTAAAAAAAGGGTATAAAGTAACCCTGGTGCAAAACCCCACCAGTTCCCTGGCTGCGGATACTGCTGCCACCAATGCCGCTCTGGAACGCCAGGATGGTCCCGTAGTACTGGTAGGCCATTCCTGGGGTGGTACGGTGATCACGGAAAGTGGTAACGATCCTAAGGTAAAGGCCCTGGTATACGTGGCCGCCTTCATGCCTGATGCCGGGGAATCCACCCTGGAGCTGGTGCAAAATGCAAAGCCCCTGCCCGTACAAGGCATCCTGACACCCGACGCACGGGGAAACGTTTACCTGGGCCAGTCCACCTTCCAGCAGACTTTCACACCTGGTCAGTCCAGGGAAAAAGCTGACTTCATGTATGCGTCACAAATTCCTTTGACGGTGGAAGCCTTTACCGACAAGGTGACGCATGCAGCGTGGCACAACAAACCGGTGTATTCCATCAAACCTTCTAACGACGGCACCGTAAGCCCTTCCCTGGAAGACTGGATGAACTCCCGCGCCAAGGCCAAAGTGACTGTGATCAAAGGTGGCCACACCCTCTTTATGGATAACCCGGAAGCAGTAGTGAAGGTAATTGAAGCCGCAGCGGTGAACAGCTAA
- a CDS encoding phosphoketolase family protein, producing MIEQYSNPLSPEALQQIDAYWRASNYLSVGQIYLHDNPLLKEPLKIEHIKRMLLGHWGTTPGQNFIYVHLNRIIKQYDLDMLYISGPGHGGPAMVSQTYLEGTYSEVYPTIGQDEAGLKRLFTQFSFPGGIPSHVSPECPGSMHEGGELGYSLSHAFGAVFDNPGLVVACVVGDGEAETGPLATAWHSNKFLNPVNDGVVLPILHLNGYKIANPTVLARIPEKELFALFEGYGWKPYLLAGDDPLTMHQQMAGLLDTVVADIKAIKKQATDDATAARPCWPMIILKTPKGWTGPKFVDGLPVEGSFRSHQVPLSDPSQHPEHLTQLEEWLRSYRPQELFDETGRLQPQLQALAPEKEKRMGANPHSNGGLLLQDLRMPDFREYGLKLDGRGMKGPGDTLVLGKFIRDVIHLNRDKKNFRLFGPDETLSNKLDAVFETTNRQWMAETIDTDVFLKKEGRVMEMLSEHQCEGWLEGYLLTGRHGLFNCYEAFIHIIDSMFNQHAKWLKVTAGLPWRRKLASLNILLASHVWRQDHNGFTHQDPGFLDHVVNKKASVVRVYLPPDANCLLSVMDHCLKSRHYVNVVVAGKHPSPQWLSMDETVIHCTKGIGIWEWASNDACQDPDVVMACAGDVPTLETLAAVSILRERLPELKIRVVNVVDLMKLQPESEHPHGLSDTDFDALFTKDKPVIFAFHAYPWLIHRLTYRRTNHNNIHVRGYKEEGTITTPFDMTVLNEMDRFSLVQDVVDRLPQLGNTGAYLKQEMKDKLITHRNYIRANGIDMPEVRDWKWKG from the coding sequence ATGATTGAGCAATATTCCAATCCGCTTTCACCCGAAGCATTGCAGCAGATAGATGCATACTGGCGGGCGTCCAACTATCTTTCCGTGGGACAGATCTACCTGCATGATAATCCCCTGCTGAAGGAGCCCCTGAAGATCGAACACATCAAACGCATGCTGCTGGGCCATTGGGGCACTACGCCGGGGCAAAACTTCATCTATGTGCACCTGAACCGCATCATTAAGCAGTACGACCTGGACATGCTCTACATTTCCGGTCCCGGGCACGGCGGGCCGGCCATGGTGAGCCAGACCTACCTGGAAGGCACCTACAGCGAGGTGTATCCTACCATAGGACAGGATGAGGCGGGACTGAAACGGCTGTTCACCCAGTTTTCTTTCCCGGGCGGCATTCCCAGTCACGTATCGCCGGAGTGCCCGGGCTCCATGCACGAGGGCGGGGAACTGGGATATTCCCTGAGCCACGCTTTTGGGGCCGTGTTTGATAATCCCGGCCTGGTGGTAGCCTGCGTGGTGGGTGATGGGGAAGCAGAAACCGGGCCCCTGGCCACGGCCTGGCATTCCAATAAATTCCTGAATCCCGTGAATGATGGCGTAGTGCTGCCCATCCTGCACCTGAATGGTTACAAGATCGCCAATCCCACGGTGCTGGCCCGCATCCCGGAAAAGGAATTGTTTGCCCTGTTTGAAGGCTATGGCTGGAAACCCTACCTGCTGGCGGGCGATGATCCCTTGACCATGCACCAGCAAATGGCCGGGCTGCTGGACACCGTTGTAGCAGACATCAAAGCCATAAAAAAACAAGCCACGGATGACGCCACGGCGGCGCGTCCCTGCTGGCCTATGATCATCCTGAAAACACCCAAAGGATGGACAGGGCCTAAATTCGTAGATGGGTTACCGGTAGAAGGAAGTTTCCGTTCCCACCAGGTGCCCCTCTCCGACCCTTCCCAACATCCCGAGCACCTGACCCAACTGGAAGAGTGGTTACGCAGTTACCGGCCCCAGGAACTCTTTGATGAAACCGGCCGCCTGCAACCGCAACTGCAAGCCCTGGCCCCGGAAAAAGAAAAGCGCATGGGCGCCAATCCCCATAGCAACGGGGGCCTGCTGCTGCAGGACCTGCGCATGCCGGACTTCCGGGAGTATGGCTTAAAGCTGGACGGGCGCGGCATGAAAGGCCCCGGTGACACCCTGGTACTGGGCAAATTCATCCGGGATGTGATCCACTTAAACCGCGACAAAAAGAACTTCCGCCTCTTTGGCCCGGACGAAACCCTGTCCAACAAACTGGACGCAGTATTTGAAACCACCAACCGCCAATGGATGGCCGAAACGATAGACACGGATGTGTTCCTGAAAAAAGAAGGCCGTGTGATGGAGATGCTCAGTGAACACCAATGCGAAGGCTGGCTGGAAGGCTACCTGCTCACCGGGAGGCATGGCTTGTTCAATTGTTATGAAGCCTTCATCCACATCATTGACTCCATGTTCAACCAGCATGCAAAATGGCTGAAAGTAACTGCAGGACTGCCCTGGCGGCGCAAGCTGGCATCGCTCAACATCCTGCTGGCATCGCACGTGTGGCGGCAGGATCACAACGGTTTCACGCACCAGGACCCGGGCTTCCTGGATCACGTGGTGAATAAAAAAGCGTCGGTGGTGCGGGTATACCTGCCGCCGGATGCCAACTGCCTGCTGTCTGTGATGGACCATTGTTTAAAGAGCCGGCATTATGTGAACGTGGTGGTGGCCGGCAAACATCCTTCCCCGCAGTGGCTGTCCATGGATGAAACGGTGATCCATTGCACCAAGGGCATTGGCATCTGGGAGTGGGCCAGCAACGATGCGTGCCAGGATCCCGATGTAGTGATGGCATGCGCGGGGGATGTGCCCACCCTGGAAACCCTGGCGGCAGTATCCATCCTGCGGGAACGCTTGCCGGAACTGAAGATCCGCGTGGTGAACGTGGTGGACCTGATGAAACTGCAACCGGAGAGTGAGCACCCGCATGGGCTGAGTGATACGGATTTTGACGCACTATTTACAAAAGACAAGCCCGTGATCTTTGCCTTTCATGCGTACCCGTGGCTGATACACCGGCTTACATACCGGAGAACGAACCATAACAACATCCATGTGAGAGGATACAAAGAGGAAGGTACCATCACCACGCCATTTGATATGACGGTGCTGAATGAGATGGACCGTTTTAGTTTGGTGCAGGACGTGGTGGACAGGCTGCCGCAGCTGGGAAATACCGGCGCATATCTGAAGCAGGAAATGAAGGATAAGCTGATAACGCACCGTAATTATATCCGGGCTAACGGGATTGATATGCCGGAGGTGAGGGACTGGAAGTGGAAAGGGTAA
- a CDS encoding DUF6348 family protein, with protein sequence MDANRYLLLMLAQKLKAERYPVAVSDSKDTLNVAGTLDVATGITQAIENRLINVQVITSNPELFPEGIVENLLGTGPSLESQIASAVDNYLQTTFPAIAEAFQDGHIAALDFTDDAGIGWHSRPGALSLQGQWADQPEGEPVLEILKPALAHALPNKKINWLSATAGRFKDGSVTIECLLNNTPWTAGTAAMQRLADSWPAQESFRGLKQFIAFRRCDKFDPQ encoded by the coding sequence ATGGACGCTAACCGGTACCTGTTGCTGATGCTTGCACAAAAACTCAAAGCTGAACGGTATCCCGTAGCTGTTTCCGACAGTAAGGATACCCTCAATGTGGCCGGCACACTGGATGTGGCCACCGGCATTACACAGGCTATTGAGAACCGCCTCATCAACGTGCAGGTGATCACGTCCAACCCGGAGCTCTTCCCGGAAGGCATCGTGGAAAACCTGCTGGGCACCGGCCCTTCACTGGAATCGCAGATCGCCTCCGCAGTGGACAATTACCTGCAGACCACTTTCCCTGCCATTGCGGAAGCCTTCCAGGACGGGCACATAGCAGCACTGGACTTCACGGACGATGCCGGCATTGGCTGGCACTCCCGGCCCGGTGCGCTTTCCCTGCAAGGCCAGTGGGCGGATCAGCCCGAAGGAGAGCCCGTGCTGGAAATACTGAAGCCTGCACTGGCGCATGCACTGCCCAATAAAAAGATCAACTGGCTCAGCGCCACCGCAGGCCGCTTCAAAGACGGATCAGTGACCATTGAATGCCTGCTCAATAACACGCCCTGGACCGCGGGCACGGCAGCGATGCAACGCCTTGCTGACAGCTGGCCGGCGCAGGAAAGCTTCCGGGGATTGAAGCAATTCATCGCCTTTCGCCGCTGCGATAAATTTGACCCACAGTAG
- the abc-f gene encoding ribosomal protection-like ABC-F family protein yields MKSGMQLQNVTYFHPNKDLLFENISLTIAPHEKAALIGNNGAGKSTLLRILAGELQPASGTVISDSKPFYVPQQFGQFNHLTVAQALQLEDKLKALHAILDGDVSETNMALLNDDWALEERCHEALEAWGLEGLDLHQPMQQLSGGQKTKVFLAGIGIHQPDIVLLDEPSNHLDSDARSLLYDFIENTQCTLLVVSHDRHLLNLLDTMLELSKRSITVYGGNYEFYATQKQIEHNALDQDVKSKEKALRKAKETEREAAERQAKLNARGKKKQEKSGLPTISMNTFRNNAEKTTARMKDAHSNKTGQLHEELTELRKALPDMDKMKFGFENPSLHKGKVLLTAKAIRFSYGTRELWPEGLDLQLRSGERLSLKGRNGAGKTTLINIILGRLQPTAGTVESAISNAVYIDQDYSLINNQLSVYEQAAQFNTAALQDHEIKTRLARFLFTHDYWDKPCSTLSGGEKMRLMLCCLTLARQAPDVIILDEPTNNLDMQNIAILTTAINAYNGTLIVVSHDRYFLEEVRVERSIDLEGGWFAQRAHDGGDPLK; encoded by the coding sequence CTGAAATCAGGCATGCAACTGCAAAACGTAACCTACTTCCATCCCAACAAGGACCTCCTGTTTGAAAATATCAGCCTCACCATTGCCCCGCATGAAAAAGCGGCCCTCATTGGCAATAACGGTGCAGGTAAATCAACCCTGCTGCGTATCCTGGCCGGCGAGCTGCAACCCGCATCCGGCACCGTGATCAGCGATAGCAAGCCTTTTTATGTACCCCAGCAGTTTGGCCAGTTTAACCACCTCACCGTAGCCCAGGCCCTGCAGCTGGAAGACAAACTGAAAGCATTGCACGCTATCCTGGATGGTGATGTAAGTGAAACCAATATGGCCCTCCTCAACGACGACTGGGCCCTGGAAGAGCGTTGCCACGAAGCGCTGGAAGCCTGGGGCCTGGAAGGCCTGGACCTGCATCAACCTATGCAGCAACTAAGCGGCGGGCAGAAGACCAAGGTGTTCCTGGCCGGCATTGGCATACACCAGCCAGACATTGTGCTGCTGGACGAGCCCAGCAACCACCTGGATAGTGACGCCCGCTCCCTGCTGTACGATTTCATTGAAAACACCCAATGCACCTTACTGGTGGTGAGCCACGACCGCCACCTCCTCAACCTGCTGGACACCATGCTGGAACTGAGTAAGCGCAGCATCACGGTGTATGGCGGCAACTATGAATTTTATGCCACACAAAAACAGATAGAACACAACGCCCTGGACCAGGATGTAAAAAGCAAAGAGAAGGCGCTGCGCAAAGCCAAAGAAACTGAACGGGAAGCCGCGGAAAGACAAGCCAAGCTCAATGCCCGCGGAAAAAAGAAACAGGAAAAATCCGGCTTGCCCACCATCTCCATGAACACCTTCCGCAACAACGCTGAGAAGACCACCGCCCGTATGAAAGATGCGCACAGCAACAAAACCGGCCAGTTGCACGAGGAACTGACGGAGCTGCGCAAAGCCCTGCCGGATATGGATAAAATGAAATTCGGGTTTGAAAATCCTTCCCTGCACAAAGGAAAGGTGCTACTAACGGCTAAGGCAATACGCTTTTCTTACGGCACACGCGAGTTATGGCCGGAAGGACTGGACCTGCAGCTGCGCAGCGGGGAGCGCCTTAGCCTGAAAGGCAGGAATGGCGCGGGTAAAACTACCCTTATCAACATTATCCTGGGCCGCCTGCAGCCTACCGCGGGCACAGTAGAAAGCGCCATCAGCAATGCGGTGTACATAGACCAGGACTATTCCCTGATCAACAACCAGCTAAGCGTATATGAACAGGCCGCGCAATTTAATACCGCCGCCCTGCAGGACCACGAGATCAAGACCCGGCTGGCCCGCTTCCTGTTTACCCACGACTACTGGGATAAGCCCTGCAGCACACTAAGTGGCGGGGAAAAAATGCGCCTGATGCTCTGCTGTCTTACCCTGGCCCGGCAGGCCCCGGATGTGATCATCCTGGATGAGCCTACCAATAACCTGGATATGCAGAATATTGCTATCCTCACCACGGCTATTAACGCGTATAACGGCACCCTCATCGTGGTATCGCACGACCGTTACTTCCTGGAGGAAGTGCGGGTGGAACGCAGCATTGACCTGGAGGGTGGATGGTTTGCGCAGCGGGCGCATGATGGGGGTGATCCTTTGAAATAA
- a CDS encoding alpha/beta fold hydrolase — protein sequence MSSKTFQSRRKASLGRSAFIEVEPNVRLHITDMGAGQPVVLIPGYPFGAAMYEYTIHALVAAGYRAIGVDTRGFGLSDKPEGGYNYDVFADDLKVVMETLGLENAVLGGHSMGGAYSLHFAAKYGGEHLSGLALFSAAAPKHTKAADYPYPLFTKEDISSWLELLKVNRPALTDTVGERFVLPTNTLTPGYFAWLGSLGVTASPYAMVKALTALRDEDLREDLAKIKVPTLILHAKDDAIAAYALAEQMHAGIKNATLVTFDKSGHGTFIEEREKFNAELLKFLKR from the coding sequence ATGAGCAGTAAAACATTCCAGTCCCGCAGGAAAGCATCATTAGGCCGTAGTGCATTCATTGAAGTGGAACCCAACGTGCGCCTGCACATAACAGACATGGGAGCCGGGCAGCCGGTAGTGCTGATCCCCGGCTATCCTTTTGGCGCGGCGATGTATGAGTACACTATTCACGCGTTGGTAGCAGCCGGTTATCGCGCCATCGGGGTGGATACCCGTGGCTTTGGCCTGTCCGACAAGCCGGAGGGGGGGTACAATTACGATGTATTTGCAGACGACCTGAAAGTAGTGATGGAAACCCTGGGCCTCGAAAATGCCGTGCTGGGCGGGCATTCCATGGGAGGTGCTTATTCCCTGCACTTTGCCGCTAAGTATGGTGGGGAGCACCTGTCCGGGCTGGCCCTCTTTTCTGCTGCTGCACCCAAGCACACGAAAGCAGCTGATTATCCTTACCCGTTGTTCACCAAAGAAGACATTTCTTCCTGGCTGGAGCTACTGAAAGTGAACCGCCCCGCGTTAACGGACACCGTCGGCGAAAGATTTGTACTGCCTACCAACACCCTTACACCCGGTTACTTTGCGTGGCTGGGCAGCCTGGGTGTAACTGCATCTCCCTACGCCATGGTGAAGGCGCTCACCGCCCTGCGTGATGAAGACCTGCGCGAAGACCTGGCTAAAATAAAGGTGCCTACGCTTATCCTGCACGCAAAAGACGATGCAATTGCCGCTTATGCATTGGCAGAACAAATGCACGCAGGTATAAAAAACGCAACACTGGTAACGTTTGATAAAAGCGGCCATGGCACGTTCATTGAAGAAAGGGAGAAATTCAATGCGGAGCTGCTGAAGTTTTTAAAACGATAA
- a CDS encoding acetate/propionate family kinase yields MNIFVINSGSSSIKYQLFMDGEDTPRCQGIVERIGLPNSNLTHKFLRDGKEAVIKIERPVPDHTTGMQEVGKLLTRPDIAVIADAAEIHVVGHRIVHGGETLTQTTVITPEVKEKIKQLYPLAPLHNPGHYKGIETAEKIFTQATQVAVFDTAFHQTLPAKAFHYAIPQDFYEDYGIRVYGFHGISHHYVAGRAMEFLKKPDAKLVTIHLGNGCSMAAVKAGRALDTSMGLTPLDGLVMGTRCGNIDASVLLYLMEQKNYSAAQLTELLNKKSGMLGLTGHSDMRDITAQLQQGNEAAKLAYDMYCYRIQKFIGAYTAVMNGLDAIVFTAGVGENDALVREMACTEMDFLGIQLDAARNALRQQGIRDVSAAGAKTKVLVVPTNEELEIAHQCRALLKAR; encoded by the coding sequence ATGAACATATTTGTGATCAATTCCGGCAGCAGCTCTATAAAATACCAGTTATTCATGGACGGGGAAGATACCCCGCGCTGCCAGGGCATCGTGGAGCGCATTGGGTTGCCCAACAGCAATCTTACCCACAAATTTCTCCGCGACGGTAAGGAAGCCGTTATCAAAATTGAAAGACCTGTGCCGGACCATACCACCGGTATGCAGGAAGTAGGTAAGCTGCTCACCCGCCCGGATATTGCGGTGATAGCTGATGCAGCAGAGATTCACGTGGTAGGCCACCGTATTGTGCATGGCGGGGAAACGCTTACGCAAACCACCGTGATCACGCCGGAAGTAAAAGAAAAGATCAAACAACTATATCCTCTGGCACCGTTGCACAATCCCGGGCACTACAAAGGCATTGAAACCGCGGAAAAGATCTTTACCCAGGCAACGCAGGTAGCCGTGTTTGATACCGCCTTCCATCAAACCCTCCCTGCAAAAGCATTTCATTACGCCATCCCACAGGATTTCTATGAAGATTATGGCATTCGGGTATACGGTTTTCACGGCATCAGCCACCACTATGTGGCCGGCCGCGCCATGGAATTTCTGAAAAAGCCGGATGCAAAACTGGTCACCATCCACCTGGGCAATGGGTGCAGCATGGCCGCTGTAAAGGCCGGCCGCGCGCTGGATACCAGCATGGGCCTCACGCCCCTGGATGGCCTGGTGATGGGCACCCGCTGTGGTAATATTGATGCATCAGTACTGCTGTACCTCATGGAGCAAAAAAATTACAGCGCAGCGCAGCTCACGGAATTGTTGAATAAGAAAAGCGGCATGCTGGGCCTCACCGGCCACAGTGATATGCGCGACATTACCGCGCAATTACAGCAAGGCAATGAAGCTGCAAAGCTGGCGTATGATATGTACTGCTACCGTATCCAAAAGTTCATTGGTGCTTATACCGCGGTAATGAATGGCCTGGATGCCATCGTGTTTACTGCCGGTGTAGGGGAGAACGATGCACTGGTAAGGGAAATGGCCTGCACGGAAATGGATTTCCTGGGCATACAGCTCGATGCCGCACGCAACGCCCTCCGCCAGCAAGGTATAAGGGACGTAAGCGCCGCCGGCGCAAAAACAAAAGTACTGGTGGTACCTACCAATGAAGAACTGGAAATAGCACACCAGTGCAGGGCCCTATTGAAAGCCCGTTAA
- the pta gene encoding phosphate acetyltransferase, giving the protein MTKSIFIASAEPYSGKSVITLGLCDMLLGKTQKIGYCKPVILSDDPAHPDTHIQTVLSHFQLPQSYDDAWAFTRQDALQLIRTQRQGEMIDKVIARYKALEERYDFVVIEGSDFAGQGTAFEFEINRTLAKNLNAPALLLISGEHKTNAEVIQEGLTFCRSYLSHDVQVIAVVANRVDPAQVDLVRQSLAAQLPPGVLAAAIPADRALQHPSVGDIFAHLGGKLLFGQDHLSNQVDHFLTGAMQVPNFLNYLKENVLIVTPGDRGDIIIASLQANLSSSYPRVAGIVLSADTVPDEPVTRLIEGLQNVVPIMAVASGTFETTTEVASVKARILPDNTRKIQLAIETFHRFVDIDALDKKIVTYHSDVMTPHMFQYQLAQWAKRQKKTIVLPEGNDDRILLAAARLKAQQIVNVILLGNPTDIAASIKRLGIELEVPIIDPATSPNYDDYVQTLYELRKAKHVTLEMARDLMTDVSYFGTMMVYKGHADGMVSGAVHTTQHTIRPALQFIKTRPGISTVSSIFFMCLEDRVCVFGDCAVNPNPTAEQLAEIAISSADNSRAFGIEPRIAMLSYSSGTSGEGEDVDKVRRATQLVREQRPDLKVEGPIQYDAAVDPVVGRQKLPGSAVAGQASVLIFPDLNTGNNTYKAVQRETGALAIGPMLQGLNKPVNDLSRGCTVDDVFNTVIITAIQSQHS; this is encoded by the coding sequence TTGACAAAGAGCATTTTCATCGCTTCCGCAGAGCCTTATAGCGGCAAGTCCGTGATCACGCTTGGGCTATGTGATATGCTGCTGGGCAAAACCCAGAAGATCGGCTACTGCAAGCCTGTGATCCTTTCTGACGACCCTGCGCATCCTGATACCCACATTCAAACCGTGCTCTCGCACTTCCAGTTGCCGCAATCTTATGATGATGCATGGGCCTTTACCCGCCAGGATGCCCTGCAGCTCATACGCACACAGCGCCAGGGCGAAATGATAGATAAAGTAATAGCCCGCTATAAAGCGCTCGAAGAGCGGTATGATTTTGTAGTGATAGAAGGCAGCGACTTTGCCGGTCAGGGTACCGCGTTTGAATTTGAGATCAACCGCACGCTGGCCAAGAACCTGAATGCACCCGCCCTGTTGCTCATTTCCGGTGAGCACAAGACCAATGCGGAAGTGATCCAGGAAGGGCTTACGTTTTGCCGCTCTTATCTGAGCCATGATGTGCAGGTAATCGCTGTGGTGGCCAACCGGGTAGACCCTGCGCAGGTAGACCTGGTGCGGCAAAGCCTGGCCGCCCAGCTGCCGCCGGGCGTATTGGCCGCCGCCATCCCCGCGGACCGCGCGTTGCAGCATCCTTCCGTGGGCGACATCTTTGCCCACCTGGGTGGTAAGCTGCTCTTCGGGCAGGATCACTTATCAAACCAGGTCGACCACTTCCTTACAGGTGCCATGCAGGTGCCCAACTTTTTAAATTACCTGAAGGAAAATGTACTGATCGTAACCCCCGGTGACCGGGGCGATATCATCATTGCTTCCCTCCAGGCCAACCTGTCTTCCAGCTATCCCCGCGTGGCCGGCATTGTGCTTAGTGCAGACACGGTGCCGGATGAACCGGTAACACGTTTGATAGAAGGCCTGCAAAACGTAGTACCCATCATGGCGGTGGCTTCCGGTACGTTTGAGACCACCACCGAAGTGGCCAGCGTAAAGGCCCGCATCCTGCCGGACAATACGCGGAAGATCCAGCTGGCCATTGAAACGTTCCACCGCTTTGTAGATATCGATGCATTGGATAAAAAGATCGTTACCTATCATTCCGATGTAATGACCCCGCACATGTTCCAGTACCAGCTGGCGCAATGGGCCAAGCGGCAAAAGAAGACCATCGTGCTGCCGGAAGGGAACGATGACCGTATCCTCCTGGCGGCCGCACGTTTAAAAGCGCAGCAGATCGTAAATGTGATCTTATTGGGCAATCCTACTGACATTGCCGCTTCCATCAAGCGCCTGGGCATTGAGCTGGAGGTGCCCATCATTGACCCGGCTACTTCGCCCAACTACGATGATTATGTGCAAACCTTATACGAACTGCGCAAGGCTAAACACGTAACCCTGGAAATGGCCAGGGACCTGATGACAGACGTATCTTACTTTGGTACCATGATGGTGTATAAAGGCCATGCGGATGGCATGGTGTCCGGTGCAGTGCATACCACGCAACACACCATCCGTCCTGCGCTGCAGTTCATTAAAACAAGACCGGGTATTTCTACGGTATCTTCCATTTTCTTTATGTGCCTGGAAGACCGGGTATGCGTGTTTGGTGACTGCGCGGTGAATCCCAATCCTACGGCGGAGCAGCTGGCAGAGATCGCGATCTCTTCTGCGGATAACAGCAGGGCCTTTGGCATTGAACCACGCATTGCCATGCTGTCTTACTCCAGTGGTACTTCCGGTGAAGGGGAAGATGTGGACAAGGTGCGGCGCGCCACGCAACTGGTAAGGGAACAACGGCCCGACCTGAAAGTGGAAGGCCCCATTCAATATGATGCGGCGGTAGATCCCGTCGTGGGGCGGCAAAAGCTGCCTGGTTCCGCGGTGGCGGGGCAAGCCAGCGTGCTCATTTTTCCCGATCTTAATACGGGCAACAACACCTATAAAGCCGTACAGCGTGAAACCGGTGCACTGGCCATTGGTCCCATGTTACAGGGGCTTAACAAGCCGGTGAATGACCTGAGCCGCGGCTGCACAGTAGACGATGTATTTAACACGGTGATCATCACCGCTATTCAAAGCCAGCATTCATGA